One window of Biomphalaria glabrata chromosome 6, xgBioGlab47.1, whole genome shotgun sequence genomic DNA carries:
- the LOC106059761 gene encoding baculoviral IAP repeat-containing protein 3-like, translating to MNFNRLATFNSSKKDFGDNVSLLKLSLGGFAYDEKKVVVKCEHCGKALSLENLTFDSNPSNAEYHASQCPMISVTADEEFGSESEDQPMVPSVSYLGALQSFSNASEEQKVRPRPCEHVSYGAIANLTEANTRANPTNSITEMPSQADIPKASVSYCYKACSLGKSPSCAVFKTNVSRLFTFPSHNPNWLSTPEHLASAGFFCTEDPDHLQCFQCGLEIERKNNDANIVAVHDQHRPQCRLSRKSQANNLNAIQEAACGHHQAFHVNTTNFSEHPCRVASFLPMSCPQHLKTISNNLASQGVFWTGRENIVYCFCCKASWSQDPSDDPDAIHRQQQPNCPCLRNND from the exons atgaattttaacaGACTAGCTACATTTAATTcctcaaaaaaagattttggaGACAATGTGTCTTTACTAAAACTATCACTAGGAGGATTTGCTTATGacgaaaaaaaagttgtagtaAAATGTGAACACTGTGGCAAGGCTCTCTCTTTAGAAAACTTAACATTTGATTCAAATCCATCAAATGCAGAATATCATGCTAGCCAGTGTCCTATGATTTCTGTAACTGCTGATGAAG aatttgGCTCAGAAAGTGAGGATCAGCCAATGGTCCCAAGTGTATCTTACTTGGGTGCATTACAATCTTTTAGTAATGCTTCTGAAGAACAAAAAGTTAGACCAAGGCCATGTGAACATGTTTCCTATGGAGCAATTGCAAATCTTACTGAAGCTAATACAAGGGCAAATCCTACAAATTCTATAACag aaatgccTTCACAAGCAGACATTCCAAAGGCTTCTGTGTCATACTGCTACAAGGCTTGTTCACTAGGAAAATCTCCATCTTGTGCGGTTTTCAAAACAAACGTATCTCGTCTGTTCACTTTTCCTTCCCATAATCCTAACTGGCTTTCCACACCAGAGCACTTAGCAAGTGCTGGATTTTTCTGTACAG AGGACCCTGATCACTTGCAATGCTTCCAATGTGGCCTTGAAATTGAGAGAAAGAACAATGATGCTAATATTGTGGCAGTGCATGATCAGCATCGACCTCAATGCCGTTTAAGTAGAAAAAGCCAGGCCAATAATTTAA ATGCTATTCAAGAAGCAGCTTGTGGTCATCATCAAGCATTCCATGTAAATACAACCAACTTTTCCGAGCATCCATGTAGAGTTGCAAGTTTTCTTCCTATGTCCTGCCCTCAACACTTGAAGACAatatcaaacaacttggctagTCAAGGAGTGTTTTGGACTG gAAGAGAGAATATTGTCTATTGTTTTTGCTGCAAAGCTTCTTGGAGTCAAGATCCTTCTGATGATCCAGATGCTATTCACAGACAACAGCAACCGAATTGTCCTTGTCTTAGAAATAATGATTAG